From a region of the Actinopolymorpha singaporensis genome:
- a CDS encoding ABC transporter substrate-binding protein: protein MPEPLAPTRRAVLRAAALTPLAVAATGCGGSTVLGDRPTVRVAVSWSAGELGAFRDVLAGLNHLPGFGPMTYDVTPVPFGDDIGTAPAARGAGRLDLVMLPLPGELRRHLDTLAPIPTDLWPDSPVGSAGSAARYAPVWRSLLFAAGPRANGPGRLLPYGLPFKMSNKSAVWYDRDLFRRLHLRPPSTWAQWLRLNQALRSAGRRPLALGVADGWSLTDFFENVLVGTSPSTYERLARDPAHRPALWGSAPVRACLRRLADLWSPAGTLAGGVTGSLVRQFPEAVLEVFGYHRAAMVVVADYAEPYVRRFATGDGDNSPGRSSSGRLPAGHGSVRGSGGTDDPGRIGVFRFPRMSSDLPAPLVAGGDVMVLTRPAGPNAVDLLRRLAHPLAPRPWIASTGGFIAADHDTPAGSYSPQAAPLAAELRTGTFHFDLSDQLGAVGSREGMWRALKDFLVDVSPEHDGGEGRTVDAAVERFVARMRLAEERERASDPEDPEDPGDTGDPGDPGDPGGTSRDTGTGTGGGRW from the coding sequence ATGCCTGAGCCGCTCGCGCCGACCCGGCGAGCCGTCCTGCGCGCGGCGGCCCTGACCCCGCTGGCCGTAGCCGCCACGGGCTGCGGCGGGTCCACCGTCCTCGGCGACCGCCCCACGGTTCGGGTCGCCGTGAGCTGGAGCGCGGGTGAGCTGGGGGCGTTCCGCGACGTGCTGGCCGGGCTGAACCACCTGCCCGGCTTCGGGCCGATGACCTACGACGTGACGCCGGTGCCGTTCGGGGACGACATCGGGACCGCGCCGGCGGCGCGCGGCGCGGGACGGCTGGACCTCGTGATGCTGCCGCTTCCGGGTGAACTGCGCCGCCACCTGGACACGCTGGCGCCGATCCCCACCGACCTGTGGCCGGACTCCCCCGTCGGGTCGGCCGGGTCCGCCGCTCGATACGCACCAGTGTGGCGGTCGCTGCTGTTCGCGGCCGGCCCGCGCGCGAACGGTCCCGGCCGCCTCCTGCCGTACGGCCTGCCGTTCAAGATGTCGAACAAGTCGGCGGTGTGGTACGACCGCGACCTGTTCCGCCGCCTGCACCTGCGGCCGCCGAGCACCTGGGCCCAGTGGCTGCGGCTCAACCAGGCCCTGCGGTCGGCAGGCCGGCGCCCCCTCGCCCTCGGCGTGGCCGACGGGTGGTCGCTCACCGACTTCTTCGAGAACGTCCTGGTCGGCACCTCGCCCTCGACGTACGAGCGACTGGCCCGCGACCCCGCACACCGGCCCGCCCTGTGGGGCAGCGCACCCGTGCGGGCGTGCCTGCGCCGCCTGGCCGACCTGTGGAGTCCGGCCGGAACACTGGCCGGCGGCGTGACCGGGTCGCTGGTCCGGCAGTTCCCCGAGGCAGTGCTGGAGGTGTTCGGCTACCACCGGGCCGCGATGGTGGTGGTGGCCGACTACGCCGAGCCGTACGTACGCCGGTTCGCCACAGGTGACGGCGACAACTCCCCCGGCAGGTCCTCCTCCGGCAGGCTCCCCGCCGGCCACGGATCGGTGCGCGGGTCCGGCGGCACCGACGACCCGGGCCGCATCGGGGTGTTCCGCTTCCCGCGGATGTCGTCCGACCTGCCTGCGCCGCTGGTCGCCGGCGGCGACGTCATGGTGCTCACCCGGCCCGCCGGTCCGAACGCTGTCGACCTGCTCCGCCGGCTCGCCCACCCGCTCGCCCCACGTCCGTGGATCGCGAGTACGGGCGGCTTCATCGCCGCGGACCACGACACGCCCGCCGGCTCGTACTCGCCGCAGGCCGCACCCCTCGCGGCCGAACTGCGCACCGGCACCTTCCACTTCGACCTGTCCGACCAACTCGGCGCGGTCGGTTCCCGGGAAGGCATGTGGCGGGCGCTGAAGGACTTCCTGGTCGACGTGTCGCCGGAGCACGACGGCGGCGAGGGCCGGACCGTGGACGCGGCCGTCGAGCGGTTCGTCGCCCGGATGCGGCTGGCCGAGGAGCGCGAGCGGGCGTCCGACCCCGAGGACCCCGAGGACCCCGGAGACACCGGAGACCCCGGAGACCCCGGAGACCCCGGCGGCACGTCCCGGGACACCGGCACCGGGACCGGAGGCGGCCGATGGTGA
- a CDS encoding CehA/McbA family metallohydrolase: MTFSADTPSEPEAATSRRDDLTRILEGRLGPGAPDWVYLPVDVPRGVAELAVRYEYDRPATPPGVPGNALDIGVFDPRGHRGGDPAGFRGWSGGARDAFVISASDATPGYLPGPIQPGTWHVALGPYTVAPQGLAYRVEVTLRPGEPGEPFVPNPAPLRATGRGPTWYRGDLHTHTVHSDGVREPAELVAAARSAGLDFVVSTEHNTTSAHGVWGHHVPEDLLVVNGEEVTTRNGHLVVAGLPAGTWIDWRFRAVDGVLHRVAEALHGFGGLAIAAHPFCPYVGCAWKFGFAEVDAVEVWNGPWTPDDEVSLRQWDAALVAGGAGLDGGRWLPAVGSSDTHAHGDTVGLGQTVVWAEDLSRDAILAGVRAGRSYVAESAAVEVTFQATGAGRTAGIGERLPVGSDAPVELAVTVRGVESGFVRFVSDEGTLAQLPLPTPTGTGSRPAPAGDSRPEVDGQAEVEVEAGTEQGEAAQVTWTTTAAVSKYVRVEVRHTSSQPTVFEGMAAFTNPIFLGVDHPAERH, translated from the coding sequence GTGACGTTCTCCGCGGACACCCCATCCGAGCCCGAAGCCGCCACCAGCCGGCGGGACGACCTCACCCGGATCCTGGAGGGCCGGCTGGGGCCCGGCGCGCCCGACTGGGTCTACCTCCCTGTCGACGTTCCCCGCGGCGTCGCCGAACTCGCCGTCCGCTACGAGTACGACCGGCCCGCCACCCCGCCCGGCGTACCCGGGAACGCACTCGACATCGGCGTCTTCGACCCGCGCGGGCACCGCGGCGGGGACCCGGCCGGGTTCCGCGGCTGGTCCGGCGGCGCCCGCGACGCGTTCGTCATCTCCGCCTCCGACGCCACCCCCGGCTACCTGCCGGGACCGATCCAGCCCGGGACCTGGCACGTCGCGCTCGGCCCCTACACTGTCGCGCCGCAGGGCCTCGCCTACCGGGTCGAGGTGACGTTGCGTCCCGGCGAGCCCGGTGAACCGTTCGTTCCGAACCCCGCCCCGCTCCGAGCGACCGGTCGTGGGCCGACGTGGTACCGGGGCGACCTGCACACGCACACCGTCCACTCCGACGGCGTACGGGAACCGGCCGAACTCGTCGCCGCCGCACGGTCGGCCGGCCTGGACTTCGTCGTCTCGACCGAGCACAACACGACCTCGGCCCACGGCGTCTGGGGCCACCACGTGCCGGAAGACCTGCTGGTCGTCAATGGCGAGGAGGTCACCACCCGCAACGGCCACCTGGTGGTGGCGGGCCTGCCGGCGGGTACCTGGATCGACTGGCGGTTCCGGGCCGTCGACGGCGTGCTCCACCGGGTCGCGGAGGCGCTGCACGGGTTCGGCGGACTGGCGATCGCGGCCCACCCGTTCTGCCCGTACGTCGGCTGTGCCTGGAAGTTCGGCTTCGCCGAGGTGGACGCGGTGGAGGTGTGGAACGGCCCGTGGACGCCCGACGACGAGGTGTCGCTGCGGCAGTGGGACGCGGCCCTGGTCGCAGGCGGCGCGGGCCTCGACGGCGGACGGTGGCTGCCCGCCGTCGGCAGCAGCGACACCCACGCCCACGGCGACACGGTCGGACTCGGCCAGACGGTGGTGTGGGCTGAGGACCTCAGCCGGGACGCGATCCTCGCCGGCGTGCGCGCGGGCCGCAGCTACGTCGCGGAGTCGGCCGCCGTGGAGGTGACCTTCCAGGCGACCGGCGCCGGCCGGACCGCCGGCATCGGCGAGCGGCTGCCCGTCGGGTCCGACGCGCCGGTGGAACTCGCGGTGACGGTACGCGGCGTCGAGAGCGGGTTCGTCCGCTTCGTCTCCGACGAGGGAACCCTCGCCCAGCTGCCGCTGCCGACGCCCACCGGGACGGGTTCGAGGCCGGCTCCGGCGGGCGACTCTCGACCCGAGGTCGACGGTCAAGCTGAGGTCGAGGTCGAGGCTGGGACAGAGCAGGGCGAGGCCGCCCAGGTCACGTGGACCACCACCGCCGCGGTCTCGAAGTACGTCCGTGTGGAGGTACGCCACACCTCCTCCCAGCCGACCGTCTTCGAGGGCATGGCGGCGTTCACCAACCCGATCTTCCTCGGCGTGGACCACCCGGCGGAGCGGCACTGA
- a CDS encoding HesB/IscA family protein produces the protein MTIQGDVTQQDQQADGVVLTDAAASKVKSLLEQEGRDDLRLRLAVQPGGCSGLRYQLFFDERDLDGDTVREFGGVGVVVDRMSVPYLQGAVIDFVDTIEKQGFTIDNPSATSSCACGDSFH, from the coding sequence ATGACCATTCAGGGCGACGTGACCCAGCAGGACCAGCAGGCCGACGGCGTGGTGCTCACCGACGCGGCCGCGTCGAAGGTCAAGAGCCTCCTCGAGCAGGAGGGTCGGGACGATCTTCGTCTGCGCCTCGCCGTGCAGCCCGGTGGCTGTTCGGGTCTGCGCTACCAGCTCTTCTTCGACGAGCGCGACCTGGACGGCGACACGGTCCGTGAGTTCGGGGGCGTCGGTGTGGTCGTCGACCGGATGAGCGTTCCGTACCTGCAGGGTGCGGTGATCGACTTCGTCGACACCATCGAGAAGCAGGGCTTCACCATCGACAACCCCAGCGCCACCAGCTCCTGCGCCTGCGGCGACTCCTTCCACTGA